A single genomic interval of Ruminococcus sp. NK3A76 harbors:
- a CDS encoding DUF3592 domain-containing protein, producing MGDKDFIQEQYEAEQRMGNNQPLGGYPQQGYPQQRYPQQGYPQPQVYQTPGGVSVRASINGRPANNSADASFVFKLLGGIFMGIGIILALVCILVSNTMNDKYDRCTETTTGVVIKNVINDDGAYAPIFRYEVDGQEYEDKSSFSTKPAKYDVGEEVEVHYNPDKPKEYYVDKALIIVQVILYAIGGFFFVFGLIFLIVGINIKRKEQSV from the coding sequence ATGGGAGATAAGGATTTTATTCAGGAGCAGTATGAAGCTGAACAGCGCATGGGCAACAACCAGCCGCTGGGTGGCTATCCGCAGCAAGGATATCCGCAACAGAGATACCCTCAGCAAGGCTATCCGCAGCCGCAGGTATATCAGACGCCGGGCGGCGTGAGCGTAAGGGCGAGCATAAACGGCAGGCCTGCAAACAACAGCGCTGATGCGAGCTTTGTTTTCAAGCTGCTCGGCGGGATATTCATGGGGATCGGCATTATACTGGCTCTTGTATGCATACTTGTATCAAATACCATGAACGACAAATACGACCGCTGCACTGAAACGACGACAGGTGTTGTCATAAAGAACGTTATAAATGACGACGGGGCATATGCTCCTATATTCAGATACGAGGTTGACGGTCAGGAATACGAGGACAAAAGCAGTTTCTCGACAAAGCCTGCAAAATATGATGTCGGCGAAGAAGTCGAGGTACACTACAACCCCGACAAGCCGAAGGAATACTACGTTGACAAGGCCTTAATAATTGTGCAGGTGATACTGTATGCTATCGGAGGATTTTTCTTCGTGTTCGGGCTGATATTCTTAATAGTAGGCATAAACATAAAAAGGAAAGAACAGAGTGTATAA
- a CDS encoding DUF3592 domain-containing protein, which produces MAKKIVITDPVKIRRFMLIFGLVFIIGGVSALGLGIWSGLKTKEKNDKCTATAAATVIDYETYTEYHKKKTATNKHRASTDYRLVYEFEVAGETYVGSDNDVGSNLKPYALGTKLEIHYDPKDPDNSYFYDTSNVKMYAGIGVGVLFLIIGILVASGKLKKTTD; this is translated from the coding sequence ATGGCAAAAAAGATAGTAATAACAGACCCTGTAAAGATAAGAAGGTTCATGCTCATATTCGGGCTGGTATTTATCATCGGCGGTGTGTCAGCACTCGGTCTTGGTATATGGTCGGGTCTTAAAACAAAGGAAAAGAACGACAAATGCACAGCAACAGCCGCAGCGACAGTTATTGACTACGAAACATACACTGAGTATCACAAAAAGAAAACTGCCACAAACAAGCATAGAGCATCTACTGATTACAGACTTGTTTACGAATTCGAGGTCGCCGGTGAGACATATGTCGGCAGCGATAATGATGTAGGCTCAAATCTGAAGCCTTACGCTCTTGGCACAAAGCTCGAAATCCACTACGACCCGAAAGACCCTGACAACAGCTATTTTTACGACACATCAAACGTCAAGATGTATGCAGGCATAGGCGTCGGTGTACTGTTTCTGATAATAGGCATATTAGTAGCAAGCGGCAAACTTAAAAAAACAACTGACTGA
- a CDS encoding nucleoside phosphorylase translates to MASIMDGERQFHIKAKQGEIGRYCILPGDEDRVPVIAAYLENAKQIAKNREFNVYTGYLNGEMVTVCSTGIGGPSAAIAVEELVKCGADTFIRVGTSGGIDLKVWGGDLVIASAAIRGEGTTYEYLPKDYPAVADFEVIEALKSSAETLSSDEDGNRYHIGVVHSKDSFYGEVEPDNSPVGEDIKYRWDAYLKCGCLTSEMECAAVYAASIARRARCGAVLTAIWNVERSKAGLPDNITNDSTRAIKCVIGAIERLIKADKAKK, encoded by the coding sequence ATGGCATCAATTATGGACGGTGAGAGGCAATTTCACATCAAGGCAAAACAGGGAGAGATAGGCAGATACTGCATTCTGCCCGGTGACGAAGACAGGGTGCCGGTGATAGCGGCTTACCTTGAAAACGCAAAACAGATAGCAAAGAACAGAGAATTCAATGTATACACAGGCTACCTGAACGGCGAGATGGTGACTGTATGCTCGACAGGCATCGGCGGGCCTTCGGCGGCGATAGCTGTTGAGGAGCTTGTAAAATGCGGTGCTGACACGTTTATCAGAGTCGGCACGAGCGGCGGCATTGACCTGAAGGTATGGGGCGGCGATCTGGTAATTGCAAGTGCTGCTATAAGGGGCGAGGGCACCACATACGAATATCTTCCGAAGGACTACCCGGCTGTGGCGGACTTTGAGGTTATAGAAGCGCTTAAGAGTTCAGCCGAAACCCTCTCTTCCGACGAGGACGGCAACAGGTATCACATAGGCGTTGTACACTCAAAGGACAGCTTTTACGGCGAGGTCGAGCCTGACAACTCCCCTGTCGGCGAGGACATAAAGTACAGGTGGGACGCTTATCTAAAATGCGGCTGTCTGACCTCGGAAATGGAATGTGCGGCAGTTTATGCAGCATCTATTGCAAGGAGAGCACGCTGCGGCGCTGTGCTTACAGCCATATGGAATGTCGAGCGCTCAAAGGCAGGCCTGCCTGACAACATCACAAACGATTCGACAAGAGCGATAAAGTGCGTGATCGGCGCAATAGAGCGGCTTATAAAAGCTGACAAGGCAAAGAAATAA
- a CDS encoding N-acetyltransferase, which translates to MNKNDIIIRIEKETEHREVENLIRESFWNVYRPGCTEHYVIHVLRNDPAFVKELDFVMLKDGRLIGQNMFMKTIIKADDGREVDVLTMGPICITPELKRRGYGKMLLDYSLEKAAEMGFGAVLFEGNIGFYGKSGFDYSSRFGIRYHDLPEDADSSFFLCKELKAGYLDDVTGVYLTPQGYYVPDDEAEAFDKGFPPKVKQKLPTQIF; encoded by the coding sequence ATGAATAAAAATGACATAATAATTCGCATCGAAAAGGAAACAGAGCACAGAGAGGTAGAAAACCTCATAAGAGAATCATTCTGGAACGTTTACCGTCCGGGCTGTACCGAGCATTACGTTATCCACGTTTTAAGAAATGACCCTGCATTTGTCAAAGAGCTTGACTTTGTCATGCTTAAGGACGGCCGGCTGATAGGTCAGAATATGTTTATGAAGACTATCATCAAGGCAGACGACGGCAGGGAAGTTGACGTGCTGACAATGGGGCCTATTTGTATAACCCCCGAGCTCAAACGCCGTGGCTACGGCAAGATGCTGCTTGACTATTCGCTTGAAAAGGCAGCAGAAATGGGCTTCGGCGCAGTGCTGTTTGAGGGCAATATCGGCTTCTACGGCAAGAGCGGATTTGACTATTCGTCACGCTTCGGTATCAGATATCACGACCTCCCAGAGGACGCAGATTCTTCGTTCTTTCTGTGCAAGGAGCTCAAAGCAGGCTACCTTGACGATGTGACGGGCGTTTATCTTACACCGCAGGGCTATTATGTTCCTGATGACGAGGCAGAGGCCTTTGATAAGGGCTTTCCGCCAAAGGTGAAACAAAAACTGCCCACTCAGATATTCTGA
- the cysK gene encoding cysteine synthase A yields the protein MSNVKSNVSELIGGTPILEASRFAAAEGIDAKILAKLELFNPAGSVKDRVAKAMIEDAEKKGVLKAGSTIIEPTSGNTGIGLAAVGVSKGYTVILTMPETMSVERRNLLKAYGAKVVLTEGSKGMKGAIAKAEELSKEIENAVILGQFVNPANPQAHFETTGPEIWNDTDGKVDIFIAGVGTGGTVSGVGRYLKQQDPNVKVVAVEPETSPVLSEGKSGAHKIQGIGAGFVPDTLDTKVYDEVIKVPNEGAFQKGAAFARAEGVLVGISSGAALYAAAELAKRPENKGKTIVALLPDTGERYLSTALFD from the coding sequence ATGTCAAACGTAAAATCAAATGTATCCGAGCTTATAGGCGGTACACCCATTCTTGAAGCTTCACGCTTCGCAGCAGCTGAGGGTATTGATGCTAAGATACTCGCAAAGCTCGAACTTTTCAACCCCGCAGGCTCTGTAAAGGACAGAGTAGCAAAGGCTATGATCGAGGACGCTGAGAAGAAGGGCGTGCTCAAGGCAGGTTCAACTATCATCGAGCCTACATCAGGCAATACAGGTATCGGCCTTGCAGCAGTTGGTGTTTCCAAGGGCTATACAGTCATCCTCACAATGCCTGAGACAATGAGCGTTGAGAGAAGAAACCTTCTTAAGGCTTACGGTGCTAAGGTTGTCCTCACAGAGGGCAGCAAGGGCATGAAGGGCGCTATCGCTAAGGCTGAGGAGCTCTCAAAGGAGATAGAAAATGCAGTTATCTTAGGCCAGTTCGTGAACCCTGCAAATCCGCAGGCACATTTCGAGACAACAGGCCCTGAGATCTGGAACGATACAGACGGTAAGGTAGATATCTTTATCGCAGGTGTCGGCACAGGCGGTACAGTTTCCGGTGTCGGCAGATATCTTAAGCAGCAGGATCCCAATGTCAAGGTTGTAGCTGTTGAGCCTGAGACATCACCTGTCCTTTCCGAGGGCAAGTCCGGTGCTCATAAGATACAGGGTATAGGCGCAGGCTTCGTGCCCGATACTCTTGATACAAAGGTATACGATGAGGTCATCAAGGTGCCTAACGAGGGCGCATTCCAGAAGGGTGCTGCTTTTGCAAGGGCTGAGGGCGTGCTCGTAGGTATCTCCTCCGGTGCTGCACTCTACGCTGCAGCAGAGCTTGCCAAGAGACCCGAGAACAAGGGCAAGACGATCGTTGCTCTCCTCCCTGACACAGGTGAGAGATATCTTTCCACAGCACTTTTTGACTAA
- a CDS encoding thioesterase family protein produces the protein MLSISRRVEVSDIAQNGHIRLSALVDMLQDCAFDHLQADTTLKPYFAQTGNVMFLVSRQIDIKRFLVYGEQLTVSTWCYELKRMYGFRNTIITDSSGNVCACAYETGAFADPATSRPVKIPQELADKVEKHPAYDMEYTSRKVALPESEPDKTSQLAVYGSFVDMYGHVNNARYIELSEDFIPEGREVRRVRIEYKQPLKKQSAAARAWVSDDNVVTEIADEQGKSCCVIEYCF, from the coding sequence ATGCTTAGTATTTCACGCAGAGTAGAGGTAAGTGATATAGCGCAAAACGGCCATATACGCCTGTCAGCACTTGTTGATATGCTTCAGGACTGCGCCTTTGACCATTTGCAGGCCGACACTACACTTAAGCCCTATTTTGCACAGACAGGAAATGTAATGTTCCTCGTTTCAAGACAGATAGATATAAAGCGTTTTCTTGTCTACGGCGAGCAGCTCACAGTATCTACATGGTGCTATGAGCTTAAGAGAATGTATGGTTTCCGTAATACAATTATTACCGACAGCTCGGGCAATGTCTGTGCCTGCGCTTATGAGACAGGTGCATTTGCCGACCCTGCGACCTCACGCCCTGTAAAGATACCGCAGGAGCTCGCAGATAAGGTCGAAAAGCACCCGGCTTATGATATGGAATACACTTCACGAAAAGTCGCTCTCCCGGAAAGCGAGCCTGATAAAACTTCACAGCTCGCAGTCTATGGCAGCTTTGTCGATATGTACGGCCATGTGAATAACGCCAGATATATCGAGCTGTCAGAGGACTTTATCCCAGAGGGGAGAGAGGTCCGCCGTGTAAGGATAGAGTATAAGCAGCCCCTTAAAAAGCAGTCAGCAGCTGCCCGTGCGTGGGTAAGTGATGACAACGTTGTCACAGAAATAGCTGATGAGCAGGGTAAAAGCTGCTGCGTAATAGAGTATTGCTTCTGA
- a CDS encoding ATP-dependent Clp protease ATP-binding subunit has translation MMCSRCKKRPAVVFISQMNMKDPSAKKNEGLCLVCARELGISQVEDYMKQMGITDEEVQAMSDQLMDITDGNDFEMGGSNTMPNFLSNLFGNAFNPEKTQGDAKTDKRSEKAKEKKKKELKFLNNFCTNLTERAREGKLDNIIGRERECDRVIQILSRRQKNNPCLIGEPGVGKTAIAEGIAQRIVAGNVPYHLQGKEIYLLDLTALVAGTQFRGQFESRCKGLVEEVKKEGNIILFIDEVHTLVGTGDSEGTMNAANILKPSLSRGEIQVIGATTFKEYRKYIEKDAALERRFQPVTITEPTVEETTEVLKGISKYYEKHHRVHIDAYTLKMCAVLSERYINDRFLPDKAIDLLDEACALKSINTPEIAEFDKLNEELKKHKELVEGYEENENPDYEILATEKAEISRIENRLKEVEDKLAEISVTEEDLSKVIELWTGIPANKIATTEYSKIRGLKDELSKRIIGQQEAIEKVSNAIRRTRVQLAKRRRPASFIFVGPTGVGKTELVKVLGETLFDATEPLIRVDMSEYMEKHSVSKLIGSPPGYVGFDDAGQLTEKVRRRPYSVILFDEIEKAHPDVMNILLQILDEGKINDSQGRSVSFENTVIVMTSNAGSTDKDTGVGFNKTDSEISHDKAMKALKDFLRPEFLGRIDEVIVFNPLTEEDYAKIAALMLDEMKEPLEEKNIKLSYDDKALKAIAKKSHNKHLGARDIRRVIRNDIEDKIASILIDSDDKISAAAISADDEGEITVSSL, from the coding sequence ATGATGTGCTCACGCTGTAAAAAGCGTCCTGCGGTTGTGTTTATATCGCAGATGAATATGAAAGACCCGAGCGCAAAGAAAAATGAGGGCCTTTGTCTTGTTTGTGCAAGAGAGCTCGGCATATCTCAGGTCGAGGATTATATGAAGCAGATGGGCATTACCGATGAGGAAGTGCAGGCTATGAGCGACCAGCTCATGGATATCACCGACGGTAATGACTTTGAAATGGGCGGCAGCAATACTATGCCCAATTTCTTAAGCAACCTCTTTGGCAATGCTTTCAACCCTGAGAAGACACAGGGTGATGCAAAGACTGATAAGCGCAGCGAAAAGGCAAAGGAAAAGAAGAAAAAGGAGCTTAAATTCCTCAATAACTTCTGTACTAACCTGACCGAGCGTGCAAGAGAGGGCAAACTCGATAATATTATCGGCCGTGAGCGTGAATGTGACAGAGTTATCCAGATACTCTCACGCAGACAGAAGAATAACCCTTGCCTTATCGGTGAGCCCGGTGTCGGCAAGACTGCTATCGCTGAGGGTATCGCTCAGCGTATAGTCGCAGGCAATGTGCCATACCACCTCCAGGGCAAGGAGATATATCTTCTCGACCTTACTGCACTTGTTGCAGGCACTCAGTTCAGAGGCCAGTTTGAGAGCCGCTGTAAGGGTCTTGTCGAGGAGGTTAAAAAGGAAGGCAATATCATACTCTTTATCGACGAGGTGCATACTCTTGTAGGCACAGGCGACAGCGAGGGTACCATGAATGCCGCCAATATCCTTAAGCCGTCTCTTTCAAGAGGCGAGATACAGGTCATAGGTGCGACCACCTTCAAGGAGTACAGAAAGTATATCGAGAAGGACGCAGCTCTTGAACGCCGCTTCCAGCCTGTGACTATTACCGAGCCTACTGTCGAGGAGACGACAGAGGTGCTTAAAGGCATCAGCAAATACTACGAAAAGCACCATAGAGTGCATATCGACGCATATACTCTTAAGATGTGCGCTGTGCTTTCCGAGAGGTATATCAATGACCGTTTCCTGCCGGATAAGGCTATCGACCTGCTCGATGAAGCGTGCGCTTTAAAGAGCATCAACACCCCTGAGATAGCAGAATTCGATAAGCTCAACGAGGAGCTCAAAAAGCATAAGGAGCTCGTTGAGGGCTATGAGGAGAATGAAAACCCCGACTATGAGATACTTGCTACAGAAAAGGCTGAGATATCCCGTATAGAGAACAGGCTCAAAGAGGTCGAGGATAAGCTCGCTGAGATATCAGTCACAGAAGAAGACCTCTCAAAGGTAATAGAGCTATGGACAGGTATCCCGGCAAATAAGATAGCTACAACAGAGTATTCCAAGATAAGGGGCTTAAAGGACGAGCTTTCAAAGCGTATCATAGGCCAGCAGGAAGCAATTGAGAAAGTCTCCAACGCTATCAGACGTACAAGAGTTCAGCTTGCAAAGCGCAGAAGACCTGCATCGTTTATCTTCGTAGGCCCCACAGGTGTCGGAAAGACAGAGCTTGTCAAGGTGCTCGGCGAGACGCTGTTTGACGCTACAGAGCCGCTTATCAGAGTTGATATGTCTGAGTATATGGAAAAGCACAGCGTTTCAAAGCTCATCGGCTCACCTCCGGGATATGTCGGCTTTGACGATGCCGGCCAGCTCACAGAAAAGGTGCGCCGCCGTCCTTACAGTGTAATACTCTTTGATGAGATAGAAAAGGCTCACCCGGACGTTATGAATATCCTGCTCCAGATACTTGACGAGGGCAAGATAAACGATTCGCAGGGCAGAAGCGTTTCCTTTGAGAATACAGTTATCGTCATGACCTCTAACGCAGGCTCTACCGATAAGGATACAGGTGTCGGCTTTAATAAGACCGACTCTGAAATATCTCACGATAAGGCTATGAAGGCTCTTAAAGACTTCCTGCGCCCAGAATTCCTTGGCAGAATAGATGAAGTCATCGTCTTCAATCCTCTTACAGAGGAGGACTATGCAAAGATAGCAGCCCTCATGCTCGACGAGATGAAGGAGCCGCTTGAGGAGAAGAATATCAAGCTCTCCTATGACGATAAGGCACTTAAGGCAATAGCTAAGAAGAGCCACAATAAGCACCTCGGTGCAAGAGATATCAGACGTGTTATCAGAAATGATATCGAGGATAAGATCGCATCTATCCTTATTGATTCTGATGATAAGATATCAGCTGCTGCTATTTCGGCAGACGATGAGGGAGAGATAACGGTCTCCTCCCTGTAA
- a CDS encoding DUF5711 family protein, with product MAKGTAESTDLRSARKVHKRKKLLKRLIVVFVILAIAAVVFALRNMWVPKLKGIFDKPHGLIVNDGKLAEGNFPLSLSDNGTAKLYTCDEMFVTVDDSAVKFFDISGNLINTVQHNLAHPSACVYGKKMLVYENGGNTFEIVNAKGEQYKKKLDDTILIAAMEDDLIAVVTDAVKYDSCLTVYDEEGNEVYRWASNKRIMSLDINDDGSGCFISTFSSKDGQTKSAVTELDFSSEGEAMVSDELDTLVLSVQQNASDDIWAIGDSALYKLDKTGDVIDKYDYQGELCAYTSNENVCSVAVSTVKRGASELMIWDSDDADLSGDAELISGRVKALVSNDDNVFMLSEHSAECYDFDAHLTATAAVSNDYVGFVYLEDSLIFIGYRDINKIEFKN from the coding sequence ATGGCAAAGGGTACAGCAGAGTCTACTGATCTGCGCTCTGCGAGAAAGGTGCATAAACGCAAGAAACTGTTGAAACGGCTGATAGTTGTGTTTGTAATCCTCGCAATAGCAGCGGTGGTGTTTGCTCTGAGAAATATGTGGGTGCCTAAGCTCAAAGGTATATTTGATAAGCCTCACGGTCTGATAGTCAATGACGGTAAGCTCGCCGAGGGCAACTTTCCGCTTTCGCTGTCTGATAACGGCACGGCAAAGCTGTATACCTGTGATGAGATGTTCGTGACCGTCGATGACTCGGCTGTCAAGTTTTTCGATATCTCGGGCAACCTGATAAATACCGTTCAGCATAACCTTGCTCACCCGTCAGCCTGCGTTTACGGCAAGAAGATGCTCGTCTATGAAAACGGCGGCAATACCTTCGAGATAGTAAATGCCAAGGGTGAGCAGTATAAAAAGAAACTCGATGATACTATTCTCATAGCAGCTATGGAGGACGACCTGATAGCAGTCGTTACCGACGCTGTGAAGTATGACTCCTGCCTTACCGTGTATGACGAGGAGGGCAATGAGGTCTACAGGTGGGCATCAAATAAGCGTATAATGAGCCTTGATATAAATGACGACGGCTCGGGCTGCTTTATCTCAACATTCAGCTCAAAGGACGGCCAGACAAAGAGCGCTGTAACAGAGCTTGATTTCTCCTCCGAGGGTGAGGCAATGGTCTCAGATGAGCTCGATACGCTTGTTCTCAGTGTTCAGCAGAATGCCTCAGACGATATCTGGGCTATAGGTGACTCGGCTCTCTATAAGCTTGATAAGACGGGCGATGTGATAGATAAATATGACTATCAGGGTGAGCTTTGCGCATATACATCTAATGAGAATGTGTGCAGCGTTGCAGTCAGCACAGTCAAGCGTGGGGCTTCCGAGCTTATGATATGGGACAGCGACGATGCTGACCTTTCAGGCGATGCAGAGCTTATTTCCGGCAGGGTAAAGGCTCTTGTCAGCAATGACGACAATGTATTCATGCTCAGCGAGCACAGCGCCGAATGCTATGATTTTGATGCACATCTCACCGCTACGGCAGCCGTTTCAAATGACTATGTTGGCTTTGTGTACCTTGAAGATTCACTAATATTCATAGGCTACCGTGATATCAATAAGATAGAATTCAAAAACTGA
- the truA gene encoding tRNA pseudouridine(38-40) synthase TruA, whose product MRRNFKVKMSYLGTNYHGFQIQDNAVTVQETVEKALSSLLNEDIKIFGCSRTDTGVHAREFYFNFYTGNTINERGIIFGSNARLPEDIALHTCEQVSDDFHARYDCKGKEYEYIIHNSEIKSPFLSDRAYKSWYPIDEKRLDDAAKLFVGEHDFKAFCSTDCDKENTVREIYSFDVRREGELVKFLISGSGFLYNMVRILVGTLLFINDGKLREQDIEKIFLTKDRTKAGKTVPPQGLYLNRVFY is encoded by the coding sequence ATGAGACGAAACTTCAAGGTGAAAATGAGCTACCTCGGCACTAACTACCACGGCTTTCAGATACAGGATAACGCTGTTACCGTGCAGGAGACCGTCGAGAAGGCTCTTTCCTCGCTTCTGAATGAGGATATAAAGATATTCGGCTGCTCACGCACCGATACAGGCGTTCATGCAAGGGAGTTCTATTTTAACTTCTATACCGGGAACACGATAAACGAGCGTGGTATAATCTTCGGCAGTAACGCACGTCTGCCGGAGGATATAGCTCTGCATACCTGTGAGCAGGTCAGTGATGATTTCCACGCAAGATATGACTGCAAGGGCAAGGAATATGAATATATTATCCACAACAGCGAGATAAAAAGCCCCTTTCTTTCTGACAGGGCGTATAAGAGCTGGTATCCTATAGATGAAAAGCGCCTTGACGACGCAGCCAAGCTATTTGTTGGCGAGCATGACTTCAAAGCCTTCTGCTCGACTGACTGTGATAAGGAAAACACCGTCAGGGAAATATATTCCTTTGACGTAAGGCGTGAGGGCGAGCTTGTGAAATTTCTCATAAGCGGCAGCGGCTTTCTTTATAATATGGTGCGTATTCTTGTCGGCACGCTGCTTTTTATCAACGATGGTAAGCTCAGAGAGCAGGATATAGAAAAGATCTTTCTTACAAAAGACAGGACAAAGGCGGGTAAGACCGTCCCTCCGCAGGGGCTTTACCTCAACAGAGTCTTTTACTGA